A window of Aquificaceae bacterium genomic DNA:
CTCTTCCCAGCTCTGAGCCTTTCCGTAGAGGAGGTCGCTTATGGCTCTTTTGAGCCTGTCAATGCCCGTTTCTTGGATTATCTTCTGCCTTTTTCTTCTTGCGGGGAATATCTTTTCCAGAATTAGGTCAATGTCCTCCTCTGTAAGGGATGGGAGCCTCTCCTTGCTGAAAGCCTGCTGGAAGAGGAGGGATTTGGCGAGGAGGTCCTTGTAAAATTCCTGAACGAAGTCCTCGCCTTCTCCCAGTATCTTTATCAGGTAGTCCCTGACAAGAAAGTCATCAAGAATGACAGGCTTCTTCATACCATCACCTTTGCACCCAGGAATGCTGCCGCCTCCGCAGCTGCTGCCTCACCTTCGGAGAAGGAAGACTCTATGTCTATGGGACCCTTACAGGCACCTGCTATGAAAATGCCTGGCTTGTTGGATATGATGTTGGAGCCAGACTCTTCAGAGGGTATGAGGAACTGGCTATCAGGGTCCTGGGCAAGCCCCAGAATCTTGGCGACCTTCTTGGTTCCGGGGGATGGCTCCATTCCAAGCACAAGCACCACAAGGTCCATGGGAACCTCTGCAGGTCTCTGAACTATGGTGTCCTCATGCTTTACCCTGAGCCTTCCGTCTGCAGGGCTGTATGTGATTTCCGCAATCCTTCCCCTCACATACCTGACACCAAACTGCTCCTGAGGAGCCCAGTAGAAGGGGTATTCCCATGTGCCGTAGGTTCTCACGTCCATGTAATAACAGAAAACGTCCACATCAGGGTAGTGCTCCCTTATTTCCATACCCTGAAGACCAGACAGTGCACAACCATACCTGCAGCAGTGAACGTTGGTCACACCCAGCTGTCTGTCCCTTGAGCCCACACAGAAAACAAAAGCAACCCTTCTTGGAAGCTGTCCGTTGGAGGGTCTGTAGAGCTTGCCTTCCTGAGAGAACATCCTTTCAAGCTCAAGGTTCGTTATAACATCTGGATACAGCCCGTAGCCGAGCTCACCTTTCCTTCTTGGGTCAAAGTGCTCAAAGCCGGTGGCAACCACTATGGCACCCACCTCATGCTTTTCTCCGTTGGAGAGGGTCACCCTGTATTCTCCGGGCTCGCCTTCGCAGGCGGTCAGCTCCGTGTTGAGAAGAACCTTCACATTGGGGTTTTGCTCCACATCCTTTATGTAAGGACCTATCACCTGGGAGGGTTTTAGCTTTCTGGGGATTAAGGTGTGGTAGTGGTTTTTGATAGGATTCCCACCCAGCTGACTGTCCTTTTCCACCAAGATAGTGGATACTCCGAGCCTTCCCAGAGTTCTGGCCGCCGCGAGTCCTGCAGGACCACCTCCAACTACCAGCACGCTCTTAGCCATGTTAAACCTCCTTTAGTTGTTCTTATGGGGGCAGAGCCCCCAGAGAAAGCTTAGGACTTGAAAAGTGGCATGTTTGCAGTTGCAGAAGCCTTTGGCTTACCTGTGGAAGTCCTGCTGTAAGGCTCATAAAGGTCGTATTCCTTGAAGAATTCCATGAGCTCGTCGTATTTACCGGCCTTTTCCAGGTCTGCTATGTATTTGACGGTGTCTTCCCACTCTTTCCTGAGCTCTCTCCAGTTGGTTATTCCCATTTTCTCAAGGAGTCTCTCGTAATCGGAGCAGTTCCAGTATAGCTGGACTATCTTGAAGGGATGTGCACCGCAGGCGAGGGCTGCAAACATAACGTCAGACATGACTGCCACAGGGTGATACATGCCATGGGCCTTTCCTATCCACTGGTTCTTCTCAAAGGTGGTGGTGCAACCCGTGTCATGGGTCACTATGAGGTCTGCCTTTATCTCCTCTGCGATAACTTTGAGCTTCCTCTGTATGGCAAAGGACCTGGTAAACTCCCTCTCGGTCAGTATGTGCCTGAAGCCAAAGCCACAGCAGTCATACCATGTGGAATAGTCCACCACCTGCGCACCAAGGGCTTTGACAACCGCCGCAGATGCTGCAGGCCTCTGTCCGTTGTAAACCTCCGGGTCATAGGGGTAGTCGTCAGCAATCATCTTGTAGGTGTGGCAGGCGTTGTGGATGGCAACCCTTACGTTGGAAACATCTATGCCCTTTGGCTTACCCTCCTTCTGGTAGAGGTCTGCAATCTTGTATCTCATGGCGTGAACCCATTCGGAGTAGTGGACCACCTCCTGGGGTATAACTATTCTCCCATCCTCTGTGAGCCTTCCGAGCTTTTTCAGGATTGGCTTTACGGCGTCTCTGAGCTCCTTGTTCATTATAAGCTGTTCTCTCGTTTCCTTGTATGAACCAAAAGAGGTTCCGCAATGAATGAGGGGATAGTATCCGGTCTTCCATGCCTGGTGCATATTTCTGAGCCATACCGCCGCAAGGGCAACAGGGTTGGAAGTGCCAGAGCCGTGATAGTTCCATGCGGTGCATGAGGTCTGGTGAGGTTCATTCAGGTAGTCAAGTCCGAACTTGTTCATGAACCAAAAAACAGAGGCAGGATATCCGGGTATGTTTCCGCACTGACCACAGGACTTGTGATGCCAGAGCTTATTGGTAGGGATGGTTTTTATCCTTCCTGTCCTTGTGAAGACCTCTATGGGCTGGTGCTCTTCGGTTATCCTGTGTATGAGTATTTCGCCCTTTGCCTCAAGCTCTTCCATCATCTCAAAGATGTGGTCGTAGTGGGCGCTGTATTCTTTGAGTGGGAAGGGGGGCTGTTCTGGATATCTCAGAAGACCTCCCGGGCTGTTATGTCCAAAGCCATGTTTTGCCATGATTACACCTCCTTAGGTTTTTTCGGGGCATCAACCCCTTTGATTAGCTTACTCTTCTTCCTCATAAAGCTCCTCATACCTTTCCTCGTTTTCCTCCACAATGTCCATTATGACGTTGTAGAGGTTGGGGTCGAGCTTTTCCAGCATTTCAAATATACCCGTCTCTCTCCATATGGTATACATCTCCACTGCCGTCTCAAGGGATACTTCCCATGCGGTCTTTACAGACTTACCCACATCAAAGGGTATGGCAAGCCTTTTGGCTCTGAGGTTTTCCATGTTGTCTGCCATCTTTGGACCCCAGTCGGGGAAGAAGTCGGGCTGGAGCATGTCTGCAGAGAGCTGGTTTCCTGTGGTCATGACTTTGAGAAGCACCCTTCCGTAGGGCTTGAGGAGGTCTTTGGTTGCCTCAAAAGCGTTACGCACCGCCACTTCTCTCATTATTGCTACAAGACCACCTGGGTTGTTCACAAAGGGGCACCTTATCCAGCAGGTAAAGCACTGAGAGCATGCCCAGATGTATTCGTGCATCATATCATACAGGACTTCCACATCCTCTTCCAGAAACCTCTGCACTATTTCTCTGGGAGAGTAATCAAAGAACCTGTTGGAAGGACAGGATGCGGTGCATACGCCACAGTTAAGACAGCCAAAGATGTATTCCTTAAAACGAAAGTCAGACTTTACCTCCTCCACTATACGGACCTTTTCCTCCCAAGGCACTGCCTTGGTTTTCTCCGATATGGGGAGGTTATATCCATAAATATGTCCATCCATGGTAAACCTCCTTAAGGTTTCTTCCTTCTATAAAGGTATTATGCACATGATAAAAGTCAATTAAATTTTGCTTATGTATATATAAGGATAAACTTATGAGTGCATACTCAAAAAAGGGGGAGGTGGAAACAGAATTAAAGGGTGAGAACTGCATACTCGCCGCTCATGAGCTTGTCAAGAAAGGCTGCACCACCTATTATGCCATCGCAGAGTTCCGGGTTCACATCTTCTTTTTTGTATATTTCCGTCAGGTCAAGGGATGGCACGCAAAGGTATATCTTCACACCAGCATCCTTTGCCATCTTTATGAAGTCATAGATGGTCTGTTCCACCCCTGGACGAACCTTTACCTTTTTGGCATTGTCTCTCATAAGCAGAAAGCCAGCTTCTGAGGTTATAACCATCTCAACCTCGTAGTCCATGGTGGTGGCGGCGGTGGCAAGGAAGAAGGGAGCACCCGCCTGTGGGTTTATAAGCTCGCCGGTGGTCGGCTCTGCCCTTTCAAAGAAGGGCACCGTCAGGATGTAGAAGAGCACTTTCTCGTATGCCATATCTATCCTCCTTAGACGAAGATTATCATGGGCTTGTCTGCCTCAAGCACGTAGTTCATGAAGGTGGCAGCGCCTGCGGGTGGCTCAAGACCTTCTATGAGGTCTTCATATTTATATCCAAAAAGCTCCATGGTCATCTGACAGGGTATGAGCTTTACCTCCGCTTCCTTGCAGACCTCTACAAGCTCAGGTATGTCCGCCACACCGTGCTCTTTTATGGTCTTTTTCATCATAAAACTCATGAGGTCTGTCATTCCAGGAATTACGCCCATAATCTGAGGAGGTCCTGGAAATATGGAAGATATGGCATTTGTTACGGGGTTCTGCATGGAGGGAGGGAAAGCCATTGGCATGGCGGGGTTCCCTATGGGTGCAATCTTGAGTTCGTGCATCTTCTTCCTGTGTATGATGTTTAGACCGTAAAAGGTAAAGAATATTGCCGTCTCTATGCCAAGGGAGGCTGCGGTTGAGGCAAGGATAAGGGGTGGGTATGCCATGTCGAGGGTGCCCTTTGTGGCTATTATGGCAAGTCTTTCTGTAACCATATGTTTCCCTCCTTATTTCTTCTTGAGGTAGAAGATTATCTTTCCTCCCTCTTCCACCGTTTCAAGAAGCTGATGTCCCGTTCTGTTGCAGAAGGCTGGTATGTCAGCCTTTGCCCCCGGGTCTGTGGTTATAACTTCAAGTATCTGTCCAGATTGAAGCTCCTCAATAGCCTTTTTTGTTTTGAGAACTGGAAGAGGACAGTTAAGACCAGATGCGTCAAGGGTCTTATCTGGTGTTATGGTTGCCATTTTAAACACCTCCTGTGTAAGATTATCCTCATATTATAAGTCTCGCATAGAGTGTATGCCATTAGTAATTATGATAAAGATTATAAGTTTTCCTTATATCAGTGCGTGAGCCAGAGCACATCAGATATGAGGCATGCTCCTCCAACCTTTTTCAGTAGCGGTCTCAGACTCTCCGCTATCTTCTGTGCCACCTCTTCGGAGCATACTGTAAACACATAGCTGTTTTTGAACACGTCTGTAAGCTCATCGCCTGCCATTATACCCCTTTCTCCCTTTCCCAGGGCATCCTTTATAACCGTATAACCGGAAACTCCTGCCTTCTCCAGCACATCAAGCACCCTGCTAAGGTATATGCTGTCAATCACCACCTCAACCTTTTTCATAGGCTTCATCTTCTTACCCCCATAGATGGTTTATTAGAAAGTAATATAGTGGTATGCCTACTGCTATGTTAAAGGGGAAAGTTATGGCAAGGGACATGGTAACATAAAGGCTGGGGTTTGCCTCGGGCACCGATAGCCTCATGGCGGCGGGAACTGCTATGTAAGAAGCACTTGCACACAGGATGGAAAACATAAAGGCATCCCCCTTTGCCAGACCAAAGGTTTTCGCAAGAAATATTCCCACAAGGGCGTTGAACACAGGAAGAAGCACACCAAAGGCTATGAGGAAAAGCCCAACTTTTCTAATCTCACCAATCCTGCGACCGGCCACTATACCCATATCAAGCAAGAAAAAGGCAAGCATGCCCTTAAACAGGACTCCAAACAGCGGATCCATGGCTTTCCAGCCCTTTTCACCTGTGAGAAAGCCTATAAGAAGGGTTCCCATGAGTATGTAGACAGAGGGGTTGAGAAAGGCTTCTCTCAGAACCTCACCCCAGTTTACCCCCGTGTTGCTGTTTCTTCTGGCAAAGAGAGTAAGAAGCACAAGTCCTATGACTATGGCGGGGGACTCCATAAGGGTCATGGCGGCCACCATGTAGCCACCATAGCTCTGCCCGAGGCTGTTTAGAAAAGAACCAGCGGTAATGAAGGTAACCGCACTTATGGAGCCGTAAGTGGCCGCTATGGCAACGGCGTTGTAAACATCAAGCCTTAGCCTGAGAATGAAAAAGGCGTATACGGGCACTGCAACCGCCATGAACATGGCAAGCAGGAGCACTTTGAGCACTTCAAAGGTTATGCCGCTCTTGGAAAGTTCGTAGCCACCATGAAGACCTATTGCTATAAGAAGATAAAGGGAAAAGAGCTTTGGTAGAGGCTGTGGCACTTCAAGCTCTGTCCTGAGGAGGATGGCACCAAGCCCGAGGAGGAACATGAGAACAGGCGGATTGAGTATGTTCTGCAAAAGCAGTTCAAAACCCATCTTTTACCCTCCAGAAAATTAGTTTTCTATAAGCACCAGAAAGGAGGGCCCGTCGTAGCCTTTGACTTCTATCGGGTTATCTATGTATCCAAAGGAATAGTTTACCGCAACGGGGAAAGGATAGTGCTTTAGCCTAACTATTCCCTTTGCCCTTATTATGTTCTCAGGCAGGCTTTTTAATCTCTTTTCAAGCTCTTCGTAATCCACGGGTTCAATCAGGTTTATAACTCTATGGTGGTGACTGTGCCCATGTTCTGTGGCTATGTTCTTGAGCTCAGGAATCGTATATGCACCTGAGAATACTTCCTCAGGAAGCCTGCCGTATACTGCTCTATAGAGTCTCACCCTTGTGTAGAAGGGTTCTCCCGTAAAAGAGTTAACCGGTCTGTAAAGCCTCCAGATATCCAGCACTTCCCTTTCTATCTCCAATACTCTTTTTTCTTCCACCAGGTCTGTTTTGTTCAGCACTATCACGTTTGAACCGCCTATCTGATACCTTGCAGTGCTATCTTCCCTGTACTTTTCAAAGCTCCAGCAGTCTACAAGGCAAATAACTCCATCCACGCTGCAACCCAGTGCCTGAAGGCTCAGGATTATGGGAAAGGGCACCGCCCCACCAGAGGTCTCCACCAAAAGCAGCTGGGGGTCATACTTTTCTCTTATTTCCTTAATTGCCTTCTCAAACTCAGAATGAAGGGAACAGCATATGCAGCCCTCTGGAAGCTCAAGCACCTCAGAGTATGCATTTTTGAGGACCTTACCGTCCACACCCACCTCACCCAGTTCGTTAACTATGACCGCCACCCTTTTTCCCTGAAAATGCTCCCTCGCTGAATTGACAAGAAGGGTAGTCTTACCACTTCCAAGAAATCCGGTTATTACAAAGGCAGGGAGCATTTTACTCTCCGCCGTATTCCACAGAGTCTATCTCCTCCATGAACTGCTGTATCTGAAAGGTAACAAGACCTGCAAGGTCTTTTACATCCTTCTCCCAATACATGGGGTCAATGTCTATCTCCTTTTCATACACATCGTGCCCCTCTACCACATACTTCACCCTGAGGTAGGGATAGCTCTTGACCTCACAGCCCTGGTCCACTTCATTGGGAAAGCACAGCTCAATGTCAAGGTCGGGGTTTGCCATACTCTTCTTAACTTCTTCCGCAAGAAGGTTAAACTTGTCCTCTAAGTTCATACTCCACCTCCTCAATCTCCGGCGGTTACCATGACCATTTCTATGCAGTTTCTCTTAAGAAGGTCGGAACACACATAAACGCATATGGCACATCCCTTACATCTTGAGTAGTTTACCCATGCCACATGCTTGGAGTCATGATACATGAGAGTGTTGGGTTCTGGACAGAAGAGCACGCACTGTTTGCAGTTATACTTAGCACAGTCCGCTTCCTTTACATCTGCCACATAGTACATACCTGCCTTGCCTCCTTATAGATTAATTTAACCCGTAAGAGCTTCTTCTTCCACCCAGCCCCTTTCCTCCGCTATCTTGAAGGCTTCCCTTATGACCTGCATGTTCTTTTCAAGAAGCTCCATCTTTTTCTTGAACTTCTTCTCTATGGCGCTGTCAAGGGCGGTGGTTCCACCAGAAGCCACAAAGGTATTTCCGAGGAACCTTTCTCTTACTGCCTGCTCAATATGTTCAAAGCCCACGATTCGGGTTATTCCGAAAAAGAGACCTATCATTGCCATATTAGTGGCAAGTTCTGTGCCGGCTATGTCCAGAGCTATCTTTGTTGCGGGGAACATGTAGACCCTTGTGTTCAGGTCGCTCAGTATCTTCCAGTCTTCTTCAGGTATTATATCCACATCTGTGTTTATTATGGCAAGGCCATTTTCCTTAAGTCCTGAATAGAAGGGCATGGTGTAGGACTTTCCATGGGTTATGACCTGGGGATGATAAATCATTATAACATTGGGATAGACCACCTCACCCACCTCATAGATGGGCTGGTCGGAGACCCTCACGTAGGCTTCCACAGGTGCCATTCTCTTTTCAGAGCCAAAGAAGGGAACAAGGGTGGCATATTTGCCAGCCGCAGACATGGCATTACCAAGTATGTGGGCGGAGGTAACCACCCCCTGCCCACCGACGCCTGCTATGCGTATGTTATACCTTTTCATGCTTTAACCTCCTCGGGCTTCCTTTCAATCTCTTCAAAGAACTCCTTAACCTCCTCCGTCATCCATTCATAAAAGCCAAAGTCCTGCTTTTCCCTCTTCCTGGCATCCTCAAGAACCTTCTCAGTGGGTATGGAATACTCTATGTTGCAGGAAGTGTAGGCATGTATGAAGGTAGGCCCAAAGTGCCTTGCGGCGAGGATTGCCCTCCTCACGGTTTTTGCGATTCTCTTGGGATTTGTGGGAGAAAGCTTTGCCACATAGACACAGCCTGCGGTCTTGGCAAGCTCCACTGCGTTTATCTTGTCAAACTGCTTTCCTTTTGGAGCCATCTTGAGCTGAACGCCCTTTGGAGACATACCACTCTCCTGACCTCCCGTGTTTCCATAGACCTCGTTGTCCACCATAATGGTGGTAAACTTCTCCCTTCTGAACCAGGAGTGCATGGTCATACCAAAGCCTATGTCAATCAGTCCTCCATCACCAGCTATGACCACCACATCCTTTTCCTTGTCGGGGAACCTTATACTGAGGGCCCTCTTGAGACCTGAGGCAACCGCATTGGTGTCTCCGTAGTTTCCGTATATGAAGGGGACCGCCGCCTGAGAGAGGGAAAGCCTTGCGCATCCGGCGGTGCCTATGACTATGGTGTCCTCTGGCTTTGGAAGTGCTGCATAGAAGACCCTTATGAAGTAAGCCATGAAGCACCCTGCACACATGGGGTGCTCTTCCACCAACTCCTTGAACTGTCCCAGCTGCTGGACGTCTATCTCTTTTCCAAACTGCCCGTACTGGACCAGGTCCACGTAGTCTTTGGGCATATATTTCTCAAAGCCTGGTGAAATTCTTACATACTCCAGACCCATCTTTACACCTCCTTGAAGTTTTTATACAACAACCTTCTTTTCCTTCTTTATACCAAGGGCCTGATAGATCTTTTCCATTATGAGCTCCACCGGCAGCGTCATACCACCGTAGACCCTTGGTCCGCCTATCACGCTGTCACTGTTGGGAATGGCAGCCTTTACCTCCTTGGCAAGCCATCCCACTATGTTGTGCTCTGGCACTATTATAGCCTTTGCCTTTGAAAGCACCTGTCTTATCTCCTTCTCCGGGAAGGGTCTTATGGACTTGACCTTTACAAGACCCACATTGAGACCCTCAAGCTGGGCATAACGCACCGCTTCCCTTCCCTGAGCGGCAGCACAACCGGAGGCAACCACAAAGACCTCTGCGTCCGGGTTTATCACCTCTATGGGTCCTCCAAGGTATTTGTATATATATTTCATAGCCCTTATGTTGGAAGCCCATATCTCCTGCTGCCAGACCGCATGTATAAGATAGCTCATGAAGTTGGACTTCTGGACTGGAGCATCCCTCTGTATCCTTGCTGGTGGTATCTCACAGTCTGTGGGAGGCACTGGTGCCTTGTAGGGGTCTCTGGGGGGCAGTTTCATGTCCTCGGGGGTCATGTTCACGTAGCCTTTGGCGTGGGTGACAAAGAAGCCCTCGGTGCAGACGGCTATAGGTATGTAAACATCAACCATCTCAGATATGATAAAGCTGGCAAGGGTGAAATCAAAAACATCCTGCTGATTTTCTGCGTGCAGGACAACCATACCGCAGTTGAGAAGGTAAGAAATCTCCACATTGTCAGGCTGTATGGAAAGAGGAGCGTTTACAACCCTTGTAAGAACACCAAGCACCGCAGGTATCCTGTGACCGGGCCAGGAAGCTATGGCTTCAAGACCCCTGAGAAGTCCGGGACCGGATGTGGCGGAAAATGCCCTTGCACCACCCCTCACTGCACCCGCTATGGCGGACATGGCACCGTATTCTTCCTCAGCCCTGTAGTAGTCCTTTATGTATCCCTGTGCCCATATATCACCCACAAGGTGCATGACCTCAGACTGGGGGGTGATTGGGTATGCTATGGCAACATCCACGTTGGCACGCTTGACTGCCTCAGCCATCGCCTGGGCACCGGTGATGAACTTTCTTTCTCTCGGTGCCTCTAAAAGAAGGTAATCTGCATCTACAACTCTCTGTTCTGGCATGACACTACCTCCGTTTTTATTCGCTTTCTGTCACATGCTCTCCCCTTCTGGGGATTAAAAGGTAAGAATACTCTCCATAATCCAGAACGGAAAGGGTTTGGTATTCTTCCTTTGGAAGTGAGGGGTTTTCTGGAGGGAGCTTTGGCTCCCACTTTATACCAAGCTCTTCTCTTACCTTAACAAGCACATCTCTGAATCGCCTTATTTCATCTGCATGCTGGTCCCTGAGAGAAACCATGGCATCCTCATGCCCCATCTCTGCACACAGGGCTATGGTAAAGCAGTTTGTCCCAGCCCTTATCATCCTGAGAGAAAGGTTTGCGTAATGGCAGTGGACGCCTACAAATATACAGGCTTCTATCTTGTTGTGAAGTATGGTTAGGTTTGGATGGTTGGGGTTTATCTCGGCCTCGGGGTCTATCTTGGGATACTTTGGTCTATAGTCGGGCATGGGTATTATCCTGCAGTTGGGTATTTCCATAGATAGCTCAAGAACAGCCTTTGCCTTTTCCATGGCTCCGGCGTTCCAGCCCCAGAGAACCAGAGGGCCAGGGAATATGGTGGGGTTTCTCCTTGTGAGCATTGCCTTTGCAGCCTCTCTCATGGCAGTCTCTTCATCCACTATCTTTCCGTAGAGCAGTGCTTTTCCTGGTGGTGGAAGTTCGACACCTTCAAAGGCTGCAGGGGTTGGTATATAGCCAGCGGGTCCTGGCAAAACTTCCATCGGCATGCCTTACCTCCTTATGAATGGGTTATCAAAAAATTAGCATGAGCTTAAAAGCTGTCAAGGGGAATTTATATGATAATAATCATAGCTTTTTCCTCCTCCCCTCATCTCCACGCTCCTTCTCTTTCTCTTCCAGCTCTCTTATCCTTTTATCTCTGAGTTCTTCATATTTTGGACCAACTTTCCTGTAAACTCTGTCCGCTATGAAGATTATTATAAGGAGAAGGGGTAGACCTACAAGGAGCATCAGGAGCAGGAGCTTCCCCAAGAAAAGGAACAGGTTTATCAGGTTTTCCATGTCAGACCACCAGATTGAGAAGTTTGTTCTTTATGTATATCACCTTTTTGACCTCTTTACCATCGAGCCACTGGCTCACTCTCGGGTCTCTGAGAGCAAGCTCTTTCACTGCCGACTCTTCTGCGTTTAACGGCACCCTTACCACTGCCCTCAACTTTCCGTTTACCTGCACCGGAATCTCTATTTCTTCAAGTATAAGGGCCTTCTCGTCTGGCTGTGGAAAGGGGTAAAAGGCCATGAGCCTGTCGTAGCCTAGCCTCTGCCATAGCTCCTCGCATATGTGAGGAGTTATGGGATATAGCATGAAAAGGATAATCTCAAAGGACTCTCTGAGCACCTTGTAGTCCAGACCTTCAGAGGGTTGAAAGTCCTGAAGCACATTCAGAAGCTCCATTATGCTGGCTATGGATGTGTTGAAGGAAAGGTCTTCCATGCTTGAAAGGTATTTCTTGAGAGTCTGGTGGGTCCTGTGTCTTATATCCTTACTTTTTCCCGCAAGGCTCACAAAGTCCTCTCTGCTATACCCAGCTTCTCTCATACCTTCAAGGTGCTGGTGAAAGAGGTTCCAGAGCCTTCTCAGAAACCTGTAGGCACCCTGCACTCCCTCCTCCGTCCATTCAAAGTCCTTTTCCACGGGTCCAGCGAAGAGTATGTAGAGCCTCACCGTGTCTGCTCCGTATTTCTGCACTGCCTCCTCCGGGTCAACGGTATTTCCCTTTGACTTGGACATCTTGGCAGGCTCTCCAATCTCCTGCTCCACAGCCTTCACATAGTCCTCTCTACGCAATCCCAGTGCATCCAGAAGTAGCTGGAAGTTGTCCCCTATGGATATGTTCTTCTGCCTGAGAAAGTCCATAACCTTCATAGAATAATATTAGCATCCCAGGACCGGGAAAGTTATATGGTCTATAATAAACCTATCAGGAGGTTGACATGTTTGAAGGCTTTGAGG
This region includes:
- a CDS encoding FAD-dependent oxidoreductase, coding for MAKSVLVVGGGPAGLAAARTLGRLGVSTILVEKDSQLGGNPIKNHYHTLIPRKLKPSQVIGPYIKDVEQNPNVKVLLNTELTACEGEPGEYRVTLSNGEKHEVGAIVVATGFEHFDPRRKGELGYGLYPDVITNLELERMFSQEGKLYRPSNGQLPRRVAFVFCVGSRDRQLGVTNVHCCRYGCALSGLQGMEIREHYPDVDVFCYYMDVRTYGTWEYPFYWAPQEQFGVRYVRGRIAEITYSPADGRLRVKHEDTIVQRPAEVPMDLVVLVLGMEPSPGTKKVAKILGLAQDPDSQFLIPSEESGSNIISNKPGIFIAGACKGPIDIESSFSEGEAAAAEAAAFLGAKVMV
- a CDS encoding heterodisulfide reductase-related iron-sulfur binding cluster gives rise to the protein MAKHGFGHNSPGGLLRYPEQPPFPLKEYSAHYDHIFEMMEELEAKGEILIHRITEEHQPIEVFTRTGRIKTIPTNKLWHHKSCGQCGNIPGYPASVFWFMNKFGLDYLNEPHQTSCTAWNYHGSGTSNPVALAAVWLRNMHQAWKTGYYPLIHCGTSFGSYKETREQLIMNKELRDAVKPILKKLGRLTEDGRIVIPQEVVHYSEWVHAMRYKIADLYQKEGKPKGIDVSNVRVAIHNACHTYKMIADDYPYDPEVYNGQRPAASAAVVKALGAQVVDYSTWYDCCGFGFRHILTEREFTRSFAIQRKLKVIAEEIKADLIVTHDTGCTTTFEKNQWIGKAHGMYHPVAVMSDVMFAALACGAHPFKIVQLYWNCSDYERLLEKMGITNWRELRKEWEDTVKYIADLEKAGKYDELMEFFKEYDLYEPYSRTSTGKPKASATANMPLFKS
- a CDS encoding 4Fe-4S dicluster domain-containing protein, which produces MDGHIYGYNLPISEKTKAVPWEEKVRIVEEVKSDFRFKEYIFGCLNCGVCTASCPSNRFFDYSPREIVQRFLEEDVEVLYDMMHEYIWACSQCFTCWIRCPFVNNPGGLVAIMREVAVRNAFEATKDLLKPYGRVLLKVMTTGNQLSADMLQPDFFPDWGPKMADNMENLRAKRLAIPFDVGKSVKTAWEVSLETAVEMYTIWRETGIFEMLEKLDPNLYNVIMDIVEENEERYEELYEEEE
- a CDS encoding DsrE family protein, which gives rise to MAYEKVLFYILTVPFFERAEPTTGELINPQAGAPFFLATAATTMDYEVEMVITSEAGFLLMRDNAKKVKVRPGVEQTIYDFIKMAKDAGVKIYLCVPSLDLTEIYKKEDVNPELCDGIIGGAAFLDKLMSGEYAVLTL
- a CDS encoding DsrE/DsrF/DrsH-like family protein, yielding MVTERLAIIATKGTLDMAYPPLILASTAASLGIETAIFFTFYGLNIIHRKKMHELKIAPIGNPAMPMAFPPSMQNPVTNAISSIFPGPPQIMGVIPGMTDLMSFMMKKTIKEHGVADIPELVEVCKEAEVKLIPCQMTMELFGYKYEDLIEGLEPPAGAATFMNYVLEADKPMIIFV
- a CDS encoding sulfurtransferase TusA family protein, translated to MATITPDKTLDASGLNCPLPVLKTKKAIEELQSGQILEVITTDPGAKADIPAFCNRTGHQLLETVEEGGKIIFYLKKK
- a CDS encoding P-II family nitrogen regulator encodes the protein MKKVEVVIDSIYLSRVLDVLEKAGVSGYTVIKDALGKGERGIMAGDELTDVFKNSYVFTVCSEEVAQKIAESLRPLLKKVGGACLISDVLWLTH
- a CDS encoding sodium-dependent bicarbonate transport family permease encodes the protein MGFELLLQNILNPPVLMFLLGLGAILLRTELEVPQPLPKLFSLYLLIAIGLHGGYELSKSGITFEVLKVLLLAMFMAVAVPVYAFFILRLRLDVYNAVAIAATYGSISAVTFITAGSFLNSLGQSYGGYMVAAMTLMESPAIVIGLVLLTLFARRNSNTGVNWGEVLREAFLNPSVYILMGTLLIGFLTGEKGWKAMDPLFGVLFKGMLAFFLLDMGIVAGRRIGEIRKVGLFLIAFGVLLPVFNALVGIFLAKTFGLAKGDAFMFSILCASASYIAVPAAMRLSVPEANPSLYVTMSLAITFPFNIAVGIPLYYFLINHLWG
- a CDS encoding GTP-binding protein, translated to MLPAFVITGFLGSGKTTLLVNSAREHFQGKRVAVIVNELGEVGVDGKVLKNAYSEVLELPEGCICCSLHSEFEKAIKEIREKYDPQLLLVETSGGAVPFPIILSLQALGCSVDGVICLVDCWSFEKYREDSTARYQIGGSNVIVLNKTDLVEEKRVLEIEREVLDIWRLYRPVNSFTGEPFYTRVRLYRAVYGRLPEEVFSGAYTIPELKNIATEHGHSHHHRVINLIEPVDYEELEKRLKSLPENIIRAKGIVRLKHYPFPVAVNYSFGYIDNPIEVKGYDGPSFLVLIEN
- a CDS encoding ferredoxin oxidoreductase, with product MYYVADVKEADCAKYNCKQCVLFCPEPNTLMYHDSKHVAWVNYSRCKGCAICVYVCSDLLKRNCIEMVMVTAGD
- a CDS encoding 2-oxoacid:acceptor oxidoreductase family protein, with the translated sequence MKRYNIRIAGVGGQGVVTSAHILGNAMSAAGKYATLVPFFGSEKRMAPVEAYVRVSDQPIYEVGEVVYPNVIMIYHPQVITHGKSYTMPFYSGLKENGLAIINTDVDIIPEEDWKILSDLNTRVYMFPATKIALDIAGTELATNMAMIGLFFGITRIVGFEHIEQAVRERFLGNTFVASGGTTALDSAIEKKFKKKMELLEKNMQVIREAFKIAEERGWVEEEALTG
- a CDS encoding thiamine pyrophosphate-dependent enzyme encodes the protein MGLEYVRISPGFEKYMPKDYVDLVQYGQFGKEIDVQQLGQFKELVEEHPMCAGCFMAYFIRVFYAALPKPEDTIVIGTAGCARLSLSQAAVPFIYGNYGDTNAVASGLKRALSIRFPDKEKDVVVIAGDGGLIDIGFGMTMHSWFRREKFTTIMVDNEVYGNTGGQESGMSPKGVQLKMAPKGKQFDKINAVELAKTAGCVYVAKLSPTNPKRIAKTVRRAILAARHFGPTFIHAYTSCNIEYSIPTEKVLEDARKREKQDFGFYEWMTEEVKEFFEEIERKPEEVKA